A segment of the Collimonas fungivorans genome:
GCGCAGCGCGGCCTGATGACCCGGCCCGCCCTGGATGAAGTGCTGGCTTACCGGCACAACGTCGATCAGCGGCTGCTGGCTTTGCTGGGACAAACGCTGGTCCCGGAGCAGGCGCAGCAGTTGTCGGTGCTGGTCGAACTCGGATTGCAGCATGAACAGCAGCACCAGGAGTTGATGCTGACCGATATCAAGCATCTGCTGGCCATGAATCCCTTGCTGCCGCCTTATCTGGCGTCGCATGCGATGACCGAACCTGGCACCGGAGCCGGCGCGGCGGCAGCCTTGTCATGGCAGCCGTTCGAGGCCGGGATTGTCGAGGTCGGCCATGCCGGGCAGGGGTTTTTCTTCGATAACGAAACACCGCGCCACCGCCAGTTTGTCGAACCGTTTTCGATGGCGTCGCGGCTGGTCAGCAACGGCGAATACCTGGCGTTTGTGGAAGATGGCGGCTACCGCAATCCGCTGCTGTGGCTGGCGGCCGGCTGGGAATGGGTGCAGCAGCAGAAACTGACGCGGCCGCTATACTGGCAGAGCGCGCACGCGCAATTCGACTCCGCCTGGCGCGAATTCACCTTGCAAGGCCTGCAACCGCTGGCCCTGCATGAAGCGGCTACCCATCTTTCCTTTTTCGAAGCCGAGGCCTATGCACGCTGGGCCGGCGCCCGTTTGCCTACCGAGGCGGAATGGGAGTGCGCGGCGGCGAGCCAGTCTGCGGATTATTTCGGGGTGGCGTGGCAATGGACTACCAGCAGCTATGCGCCGTATCCCGGCTACGTCGCCTTGCCGGGCGCGGTAGGCGAATACAACGGCAAGTTCATGGTGAACCAGTATGTGCTGCGCGGCTCGTCCTCCGCCACGCCGGCCGGCCACGCGCGCCTGAGCTACCGCAATTTTTTCCCTGCCACCGCGCGCTGGCAGTTCAGCGGGATCCGCCTGGCGCGTTCTTAAGCGATTTTGTGCACGATTTTTTGCGTCATTTCCGGCTGGTCAGCAGGAAGCTGCACCTTGCTCAGATGTTCAATCAGAAAATCGACGAATACCCGCACTGCCGGCAACAAGCCGCGCTGGGTCGGGTACACCACTTGCACATGGCCGGCCGGCGTGGTCCAGCCTGGCAGCACATGGACCAGCCGGCCTTGCGCCAGGTCTTCGCTGCAATACTCGGTAGGGAGCATGGTCAGGCCGAGGTGCCGCAGCGCCGCCCGTTTGCGCAAGGGAAAATCCTCTACAGCCAGGCGCGCTTCCGTGACCAGTTCATAGCGTTCATCGCCGGGTCCGTCGAGCAGCTGGTGGACGCGGCGATCGCGTTCAACCGCGCCGAGGAAGGGCAGTTTTGTCAGTTCGCGCGGATGGTTAAGCACGCCATACCTAGCCAGCAGCTCGGGCGTCGCCACCAGCACGCCGGAGGCGGAGCGCAAACGCCGCGTCGCCAGGTTGGGATCTTCATCGTCGGTGGCGCGCACCCGCACCGCGACATCCACCCCTTCTTCCAGCAGGTTGATGCGGCGGTTGGTGAACAGCAGGTCGATATTCACTTTCGGATAGCGCTCGAGGAAAGCCGGCAGCGCGAACGCCACTTCCGTCTGCGCAATCGCCACCACGCAGCTGACCCTTACCGTGCCGCTCGGTTCCGCCAGCGAACTGGTCACCGCCAGCTCCGCCGCCTCGGCGGCGGCAATCACCACCTGGCAATGCTGGTAATAGCGATTGCCGAGGTCAGTCAGGGCGATGCCGCGTGTATTGCGCTGTAGCAAGCGCGCGCCAAGGCGGGTTTCCAGGTCCGATATGCGCCGTGAAAGACGCGACTTGGGGATGCCCAGGCTGCGGCCGGCGGCCGTGAAACCGCCTTCCTGCACTACGTTGGCGAAGAAATACAGGTCGTTCAAGTCTTGCATGGCAGTCATCCATTGTTCTGTATATAGAACAATATATCTTATTTTTGCTATCTAGTTCTATTTTTGAGGCGGGGGTAGGATGTGCCCAATGGTTCAGAAACCAGTAAATCAAACTCTGTCGGCATCGCGATATTACGGACGCTATAGATTTTGACCCACTCTTAATTTAATCGAACGGTATATATCATGAAACTCTTACAACTCGACTCCAGCATCCTCGGCGATGCTTCGGCTTCGCGCCAACTGACCCGTGAAGTGGTGGCTACGCTGCAAGCCGCCGATCCGGACCTTGAACTGACTTACCGCGACCTCAGCAAAGACGTTACCGCCCATTTGAGCGGCGCCACCTTCGCCGCCAAAGGCACGCCTGCGGAAAAACGCAATCTGGCGCAAAAACTGGAAGTGGATCTCAGCGAAGCGATCCTCAATGAATTCATGGCATCCGACGTGATCGTGCTCGGCGCGCCGATGTACAACTTCAGCGTGCCGACCCAGCTCAAGGCATGGATCGACCAGATCAGCGTCGCCGGCGTGACTTTCCGTTATACGGAAAAAGGCCCGGAAGGCCTGGCCACAGGCAAGCGCGTCGTGATCGTGTCGACTGCAGGCGGCAAGCATGCCGGCGGCCCTACCGGCATCGCTCATGAAGACTACCTGAAACTGGTGTTCGGCTTCCTCGGGATTACCGATATCGAAGTGGTTCGTGCCGACGGCCTGGCCTACAGTCCGGAAGTGAAAGAAGCCAGCTTCGCGGCAGCGCGTGCGCGTATCAGCGACCTGACCAGCGCCGTGGCAATGGCCTGAAAGACAGGGCAGAAATGAAAAAACCGCTACCTGGTAGCGGTTTTTTTTCGTCTGCTGCTGATAGCGGCAATCGGTGCCTTGCACTTGGTAGGGTGGGCAGATTTCTGCCCACGCTGAAATCACTCCTGGAATAACCAGCGTTCTGCGTGGGCACAGGTGCTCACCCTACGGCTGCTGAGGGCACGGTAATGCCCAGGCTGCACCGGACCGGTTGTCGCGTGATCGCCACGGCAACCGGATAAACAAAAACTAGGCTGCGGCTGCGCTGCCCGCGATTTCCTGGTTGGCGGCGTTGCCGGCGATTTCGATCTGGCGGTTGACTGCGCTCAGGATAGCCTTGAACGATGCCGTCAAGGTATTGGCGTCGATGCCGACGCCGAAACCGGTAGGAGCGTCGTTGAGGCGCAGTTCGATGTAGCTGGCGGCTTGCGCATCGGCGCCGGCGCTGATCGCGTGCTCATGGAAATCCATTAGCTTGATGTCCAGTCCCAGCGCGTTGACGAAGGCGTCGATCGGGCCGTTGCCATGGCCGCTGCTGGTGTGCGCCTGGCCGTCGCGGACGATGTCGATTTCGATCTTCACCGGCTGCGCCTGGCTCGAATCTTCGCTCATGCGGTGGCCGCGATAGACATATGGCGTTTGCTTGTCCAGATACTCTTGCTTGAAGATGTTGTAGATGTCGCTGGCGGCGATTTCCTTGCCGGTGGCGTCGGCTGCTTTCTGGATCGCGCGGCTGAACTCGATCTGCAGGCGCCGTGGCATGGCCAGGCCGTATTCCTGTTCCAGCAGGTAAGCCATGCCGCCTTTGCCGGACTGGCTGTTGACCCGGATCACGGCATCGTAGCTGCGGCCAAGATCGGCAGGATCGATAGGCAGGTAAGGGATTTCCCAGATGGCGTCGGCTTTTTGCGCGGCGAAGCCTTTCTTGATCGCATCCTGGTGCGAACCGGAGAAGGCAGTGAACACCAGGTCGCCGACATATGGATGGCGCGGATGAACCGGAATCTGATTGCAGTCTTCGACGCACTGGCGCACTTCGTCGATGTCGGAAAAATCGAGACCCGGGTTGACGCCCTGGGTGTACAAGTTCAAGGCCAGGGTCACCAGGTCGACATTGCCGGTGCGTTCGCCGTTGCCGAACAGGCAGCCTTCAACCCGATCGGCGCCGGCCATCACGGCCAGTTCGGCGGCGGCGACGCCGGTGCCGCGGTCGTTATGCGGATGGACGCTGATGATGGCCGCGTCGCGCCGGGCCAGGTTGCGGTGCATCCATTCGATCTGGTCGGCGAATACGTTCGGCGTACTGCATTCGACTGTGGTGGGCAAGTTGAGGATCACTTTGCGGGTGGGGCTGGCGTGCCAGGCATCGACCACGGCGTCGCAGACTTCTTTCGAAAAATCCAGCTCGGCCATGCTGAAGGTTTCCGGCGAATATTCGTAGCGCCATTGGGTTTCCGGACGGGCGTCGGTCAGTTCCTTGATCAGGCGCGTGCCGGACACGGCGATTTCCTTGACTTCATCGCGGCTCTTGTCGAACACGATGCGGCGCCAGGCAGGCGCGATCGGGTTGTACAGGTGGACAATGGCTTGTTTGGCATTCTGCAGCGAATCGACGGTGCGGCGGATCAGGTCTTCGCGCGACTGGGTCAAGACGATGATGGTGACGTCGTCGGGTATATGGTTTTCTTCGATCAGCTTGCGCACGAAATCGAAGTCGGTTTGCGAACCGGAAGGGAAACCGACTTCGATTTCCTTGAGGCCAATCTTCACCAGCAACTTGAAGAAGCGCAGCTTGCGATCGGCATCCATCGGTTCGATCAAGGCTTGGTTGCCGTCGCGCAGGTCGGTGCTCATCCAGATCGGCGGAGCGCTGATGATCTGGTTGGGCCAGGTGCGGTCACTCAATGGAATCGGCGGGAACGGGCGATATTTGACAGCAGGGTTGTGCAACATCATGGTAGGCCTCTCTTGGAGCTGGTGATTGTGCTGAAGAAAAATGAAACGGAATGGTGCGGTGGCGGGAGGGTTGCCTGACTGCCACTCGGAAATTAACGCGAGGCCAGGCAACCGATCGCTAGCGATAGCAGGAATAGGGCCGGCAAACGCAAGGCGGCGAGCGTGTTGCTGTAACGAAAGGATGTAGGGCGAATTGGCTGGGATTGCATAGAATCGTGCTCTTCAAAATCGGGATTCCGTATTGGAACTAACTATCGGAATCTCAGTTTTACTACCGTTGATTTCTTGGCTGGCGCTGGTGTTGCCTTTGCTGCCAGTTGCGTCCCCGTCAGAACGGGGTCGAGATCATAGTGCGCGTAGTAGCGATAGCGCTAGTAGCGGCACTAGCAGCATCGCTGGCAGGGCGCCAGCAATGTGCAGTAGGGAGCGGGATTGGATGCGTGTGGAAAACATGCACTTAATGTATGAGATAAAGCCGGATCTTGTCAAGCGCCGCTTGCCGCATGGCGAAAATATGGCGGAATCTGTGCAGATATAGCGGCCAGAGGGCGTTGTTAGCGGCCAAACAGGCCGATCAGGCCGATGACGATCAGGTACAGGGCGATGATGTAGTTCAAGAGACGCGGAATCGCCAGTATCAATACCCCGGCGATCAGCGAAACGATAGGGGTCAGGTGCAGGCTGGTAATCATGTGCGCTCCTTTTTTCGAGTGGGGGAATTGCTGTGCTGCTGACTCGATGGTACGTCGCCGGCGTTTATTCCCGTGTAGGACAATGTCGCCCGATAGCGTAGGAGTTGCACTGATTCTGGGAGAAAAAAACGGCTTGGCTATCCATTGCGGCAGGAGGAGATACTGCAGCAATGTTGGCTAATGCCGATAAGGACACACACTCCGTCAGGTGTCCGAGCTGGAACTTGGCGGTCATCGTCAGCAACGGGCAGGTCGTTGGCGATCACCATTCCAGGTCGGGCAAGAGACGGATTTACTCCCTTCCCGGGGAATCCATCAGCGGTTTCGCAAATCTGCCGAAATCCGCCTTAAATCAATATGGCATTACAGCGCGCGGGTGCCGGAAATCAGGCGCGTGACGAATGCCGAATATGCCGAACGCTCGGTCTTTTGTTTGGGCAAGGCGCGTTCGATGACCGAGGTCCATTGCTCCGACAGCTGCTGGCAGGTGGCGCGCAGCACCGGCGCCAGTTCAGGCCAGTCGGACAGGGTGCGCAGGTGCCGCTCAATCGTCCTGGCCGACTGCACGCAGGCGTCGTTTGCCAGGTTGTGCATATTGTATTGAGAGATCAGGTGCAGCACCGCCGAGATCAGGAGTTCAGGCGGGGTGCGATATTCCTCGGCCGCGGCCGGATCCGCCGCATTGCGTGAACTGTTCATCAGATGCTCCTAGCTCGGCTGGTTTTAAATAGTAATGATTCTCATTTAAATTATTATCCAAGCCGATCCCGAATGCAAGCATTTTGCTGTTTTTTTATTTCCGGCGCAGGTCAGGCGGCCTCAACCAGCCGGGGAAAGCCGCTCTGGCCAGGGCGGGCAGAGCATCAGGTGTTCGGCGTCCTCCTGGCTGATCTCCTTGAAGCCGAGCGCTTCGTACAGGCGCCTTGCCGGATTGCCGGTCAATACCTTGAGCGCCGTCGGCAATTGCTCACGGCTGGCTTGCTCCAGCACCTTCTCGATGATGGTTCGGCCCAGGCCTTGTCCCTGGAATTGCGGCGCGATCTGGATTTGCGCGATATACCACTGGTTTTGCTCGCGGTAAGCTTTCAGCAAGCCGGCATCCTGGCCGCCGACGGAGACGATCCGTGCATGTTCGAACTGGACCAGTACGCGAGCCAGCTGCGATGCCTCATCGCGCGCAGCGTTAACGCGCGCCAGGTGTTCGCTCATGGTCGCATGGCGCAGGGCAATCAGGAAAGGCAGGTCGGCCGTGGTGGCGCTTCTGAATTCCAAGGCTGGCATGCTTTCCTTCCTGGCGGCGAGGCGACTCGGGGTTATTTGTTCACCAGGTGCTTGGGCACCGATAGCGTCAGCAGGGCGCCCAGCACCAGTGATGCCGCCAGCACGAACATACCGCTGTTGGTGCTCTGGGTCTGGTCTTTCAGCCAGCCGACCAGGTAGGGGCTGACGAAACCGGCCAGGTTGCCTAGCGAATTGATCAGCGCAATCCCGGCCGCCGCCGCGGCGCCGCCAAGGAACGCCGTCGGCAAGCTCCAGAACAGCGGCAGCACGGTAATGATGCCGATGGTCGCCAGGGTCAGCGCCGACATCGCCAGCAGGGTATTGTGGTCGTATACCGTGCTGAGGATCAGGCCGATGCTGCCGAGCAGCGCCGGGATCGCCACATGCCAGCGGCGTTCGCGCCGGCTGTCGGCGCTGTGGCCGATCAGGATCATGGCGACAGCGGCGCTGGCGTAGGGAATCGCGGTCAGCAGGCCGATGTTGAAGGTGTCGGTGACGCCGGTAGCCTTGATGATGGTCGGCAGCCAGAAGCTGACGCCGTACAGGCCCATGACGAAACAGAAGTAGATCAGCGCCATCAGCCACACGCGCGGGTTGGCGAACATCTGGCCGAGCGTAGCTTCCGGTTTCTGGCTGCTTTCGGCGTGTATCTGCGATTCCAGCAATTGCTTTTCCGCTTCGCTCAGCCAGCCGGCGCCGCGGATCCGGTCTTGCAGGTAAAAGATCACGACCACGCCCAGCAGCAAGGAGGGAATCGCTTCCAGGATAAACATCCATTGCCAGCCTGCCAGGCCGTGCACGCCAGGCATGGCTTTCATTATCCAGCCGGATAAAGGCCCGCCGATCACGCCCGAGATCGGCACGCCGGTCATGAACAGCGCCGTCATCTTGCCGCGCCTGTGGGCCGGATACCAGTAGGTCAGGTACAGGATCACGCCCGGGAAAAAGCCGGCTTCGGCCACGCCCAGCAGGAAGCGCATCACGTAAAACGTGGCCGGGCTGTCGACAAAAATCATGGCGCCGGAAACGATGCCCCAGGTGATCATGATGCGGGCGATCCAGAGCCGGGCGCCGACCCGGTGCAAGATCATGTTGCTGGGTATTTCAAAGATGAAGTAGCCGATGAAAAAAATCCCCGCGCCCAGGCCGTAGACGGTTTCGCTGAATTTCAGGTCGTTGAGCATCTGCAGCTTGGCGAAGCCGACATTCACGCGGTCCAGGTAGGAGGCGACATAACAAAGGAACAGCATGGGCAGCAGGCGCCAGGTGACCTTGGCGTAGGTAGCGGCTTCGAATGCACTGCTGGCTGGCGCGTTTGAATTATCTGACATGTCTCTACCTGTTGGTTTAGTTGTAAGAAACGGCGGGGAAGAATTCAGCTCGGCCGGGATGCCGGATTGGAATGCATTGTAGCTGCACCACGGTGGAATGGCTACGGCGCGCTTGCCGCCGCAAAGGTCTGGGGAGGAGCAGGAGTTGCAGGTCGATGATTGGGGAAAAACGGTTTGACCCGCGCAGTTTTGGGCTGCGCGGGTCGGTCTGATTCAACGTTTCCGGCAGCCCAGATCGCCGCGCAGATACCAGTCCGCGCGCGGCTCGGTTTCCTGGGCAATGCCGGGAGTGGCTTGCGGTATCCGTGCATCTAGCAGGACAAACTGCCAGCAGTGCCCGGCCCGGTCGCGCAGCCTGACCGGTTTGTCGAGCTCTACCGGCTGTGCTGCTGCCGGCCCATCGACGCGGATGCCGCCGCCGGCGTCGCGCTCCAGCAGGAAACCAGGCAACAGCTCGCGATGGAACGGACCGTTGGCTGTCATCCTGAGCCAGGGCGTCTTGGCGCGAGGAGCACGCAAATCGAGCGACTGGATCGCACCGGCCGGATGCATGGTGCGGCGAAGCGTGACGTATTGCGCACCGAGATGCCTGGGTAAGGCAGCCGGCCACGGCGCTATCCTTGCCGGCTCCTGTTTGCCGAGATCGATCACCAGTGCGCCGTCGGCAGCGACATCCAGGCGCTCTGCCAGCAGCGTCTGAGCCTCGAAAGGAACGCCGTCAAACCGCAACGGCGCGGCTGTGCCGTAGGCGGCGCAGCCGAGCAGCAGGGCGCCGCACAGGCATAGCTGAAAGGAGCGCGGCAAGGCGTCCATCAACGTGCCGACTTGCGCATGTTCGCCAGGTCCCTGAGCAAGCTGGCCGGCGGTGCATCTTCCTTGACCAGCGTGCCGAGCACCGGCAGGCTGGTCGTCCTGCTGCTGGCTTTCGACTGGGCTGCGCCTGGCAGCGGATCGGTATGCGAATTGAGCACCAGCTGCAGCTTGCTCCAGTCGTCGTTGTCGCTGAGAATGCCCGCGCCGGATCCGTTCAGGTCCATGCGATAGCGTTTTGCCTGCTGCACGCCATCGTAGTTCCAGTCGCCGTAGGCGCCGGCGTCATGGCCGCGTCCGATATTGTCGCTCTCCAGCAGCGAGGCTTCGTTCAGGTTGGCGCCAGAGCCATTCGAGTAATCGATCCTGAAACTGTTGGTCATGGGGCCGTCGTCCAGCGCGCTGGACGGCATGGCATCGGCTGCATATCCCGGCACTGCCACGTGGATCGTTGTATTGATGGTGTGATACCAGCGCTGGGTCGGTCCTATGCCTTTCGGGTTGGTGGGCAAGCCGTCCAGCTGGTACAGGTAGTTCATGATGCTGAAATAGTTGGGTTTGTAATTGGCATCCTCGAATCCGCCGTGATGCAGGCCGATGGTATGGCCGAATTCGTGCATGATGGTGCCGGCCTGGTAATTGATCAAGAGATTCTTGTATTTCTGGACGGTCAGGTCGAGGCCGCTGAATCCCCATTGCCCAAGCGTCACCAGGAATTTATTGCCAGGCAGTTCAGCGATGCCTGAACTGCCTGAACTGCCGTCGGACTCCTGCGAGGACGCCATCAGCATGTAGCGGAACACCGGCTTGCGGCGGACGTCGAGCGAACCGCTGGAATACTGGTAGAGGGAGCCGCAGTTGGCGTTCTGCGGGTCGTCAGGCGTGTTGGTGCATTTATCAAACACCTGTGCGCGGCTGACGTCGCCCGACAAATTGAAATCTGCGGGGGCCAGCGCCGCGTTGAACAGGTTGCCGACGTCGAAATGCACTTGCGTGTTGTGCGCCTGGAATGCCGCCGCCACTTTTTGCAATGCTTCCTTGCGCGGACTCAGGGCCGGGTCCGCGCTGGTCATGTAGTCGACCTGTATGAACAGGTCTTTCTGGCCCTTGCGCGCACCCAGGCTATACAGGTCGAGGCCGGCGAACCTGCCTCCGGCGACTTTGGCGGTGTCCGGAATGCCATCGTTGTCGCTGTCCACCGTGCCTGCTGGCACATCGTTAGGGCCGCCCGGCGTGGGGAACTGCACCAGGGTCCAGTCGCTTTTGCCGGCGCTGGCTCGGAAGTCGCTGCTCAGGCGCACGATTGAACGATCGAAGTTGTCGAGCGGATCGAGCGTCTTGGCTGATACAAAATTCGGCAAGGTGGGAAATGCGGCTACGTTGTCGCCGCTCCATGCGGCAACAGTGGCCGGCTTGGCCGCCTCGCTGCCGAAGCGGACGAAGTCCACTGTCTTGCTGTCGGCGACAGTCACCAGTTCGACAAAACCGGCTTTGTCGGTCCAGTACGGCAGATATGTTCGGGCGCTTCCCGTGGCGGGCGGCTGCGGTGCGACCGAGGCCAGGATATAGGCCGATTTGTCGGTGTCCTTGAGGTAAGTTGAGGATTTGCCGGCAAGGACAAAATAGCCGCCGGCCGGGATATCGATTTTCGGAAGGTCAAATGTTACCGGATTCGGACTCAGCGCCTTGCTGGCGTTGTCCAATCCGTTGGCGCGCAAGCGGTAGTCGTTCAAATGAATCGTTGCCGGCGAATTGTTGAAAACTTCCACCCAGCTTACTCCCGCCGTTCCGCGATAGTTCGCCGCCACTTCGCTGAGATACAAGCCTGGTGCAACCGCGGCTGCCTGCTGCGCCGGCGATTGCGCCTGGGCCTGCGAGGAAGCGGCTTTTGCCTGGGCACTAGTGAGATTGCCGCCATTGCCGTTGCCATCGCCGCAGGCGCTGAGGGTTGCGGCAAGGATCACCGGTAATGAAGCCTGCGTTATTTTGTTAGATCCAAGACTGAGCAAATAGGATTTGATATGCATAGGAACTTTCAGTGATATAGAAATGACGGTTTTCGCGTAATCGAAATGGCGGGTAAGCCTTTCATCTGCAAAAACCTGCGCTGTGCGGTTGGCGTGATCAGATCCGGATTCCTCCTTCAGTAAAGGCTTGCGATATTTGGCCGGTTCGCCGGAATGCGGCCGGACCGGCCTAAGCAAGGGAAGGCGGGCTGTGCGGGTGCTTGCCGTTCCCTTATTAGGGTTGCCCGTCAACAAGAAAAAAGGGGACATGTTTTGGTGAAATTATTTATATCGATTCGGCGGATTCCTCCAGGCCCTTGCTAAGTGCTTGATTGCGCAGGGTGCACATTGCCTGGCTGTGTTTGATGGAGGCGGGCCGGCCGCGATGGCAGGATTGCAATTCGGCGGCGCCGGAACCGGGATGAAATGCGTCCCGATTGCAATGATCTCAACTATACTCAGCGCATCCACCCCACAGCACTGAGGTTCCTATTTCATGGAGTTGCGTCAACTGCGCTATTTTGTCGCCATCGTCGACCATGGTTCGCTGTCGCGCGCTGCGCGAGTCTTGCATATCGCCCAGCCGGCCCTGACGCAACAGATCAAGCAGCTGGAGGATGAGCTGGCGGCGCAGCTGCTGCATCGCTCGGCGCAGGGGGTGATCGCCACCGACGCCGGCAAGATTTTCTATGAACATGCGCAGGCGATCCTGAAGCAGGTGACCGACGCCAGATCGGCCGTGGCCCAGTCCACCGACAAGCCGGCCGGCACGGTCGCCCTCGGCATCCCGCAAAGCGCTTCCGGCATCCTGGCCTTGCCTTTGCTGACGGCGATGCGCGCCCGCTATCCGGATATTTCGCTGCAATTGACCGAGGAACTGACCGGCAACCTGATCGAGCAGTTGAAGACCGGCCGCATCAACCTGGCGATACTGTTCGACGATGGCCAGCTGACTGCGTTCGCCACCACGCCGCTGGTGGAAGAGGAGATGATGTTCATCACGCGCAGCGGTTCCCAGTATGCGGGCAAGCGCCGCTCGATAACCTTCGCGCGCGCCGCCAAGGCCAGGCTGATATTGCCCGGCATGCAGCACGGCGTGCGGCCGCGCATCGAAAGCGTGGCCCGTGCCGCCGGCCTGACGCTCGATAACGTGGTGGAAATCAGTTCGGTGACGATCATGAAATCAGCCATCCTGGCCGATATCGGCGCCACCATCCTGCCGGTGGCGCCGCTGCTGCCGGAAATCAAGCGCGGCGAGATGAGCGCTTACTCCATCAGCGGCGAAAAGCTGTCGCGCACGCTGACGTTATGCGCGTCGAAGAATATTCCGTTGACCACGGCGGCAGCGGCGGTAGAACGGCTGGTGCTGGAGGTGACCGACGAATTGTGCCGCAGCGGACAATGGCTGCATGCGAAGATTCTGGCGCGGCCGTGAGTCCGGTATCCGAGCCATCGTTTTTTCTTATATCCCTATCCAGAATCAGTATTTCCTGTTGGCGCCGCCAGTCCCTTAGACTTCAGTCACAGCAGAGTTCAATGCGTGCTGCGAGGGCCGCCACCATGGCCGTCTGGCCTGACAGTCGGATACCTTATCGGGTGTTCACATGGCAGGTTTGTTTCCGGACCATCATTCTGGAATCGTATCGAAAACCGCACATGCAGCGTCGTCTGCCGTTATCCGGAATCCGTGCCGCAGCTCCGTCCTGATCAAACGGAGCGAGCCGGAATCACGCCTGACTCCGGCCGTATTTTTCAGCGTGTGTTTTCCTGGCGCCGGGCCAGTTCGTCGTGTTCGGCAAATACCTCTTTTGCCGCAAACATGCCGTTCAATGCCGCAGGAAAGCCGGCATACAGCGCCATCTGCATGATCGTTTCGGTGATTTCCAGGCGCGACAGGCCAACGTTTAGGGCCGCCGCCAGATGCACCTTCAATTGCGGCTGGGCCGTGCCCATTGCGGTGAGCGCAGCCACCGTCGCCAGTTCGCGCTGCTGCAGGCTGAGGCCGGGGCGGGAATAAATTTCGCCGAAACCGAATTCGATGACGTAGCGCCCGAGATCGGGAGAAATATCGGCCAGGCTGTCGATTACCTTTTCGCCGGCGATGTCGTCGACTTCCTTCAAACGTTGCAAACCTCTTTCATAAGTGCTTTGTTCCATGTTTTTCTCCAAGTGAGTCATTCGTGGTGGTCGGCCTGCAGCTGCTGTTCCATGCGGGCATACAACGCGACCTTGTCGCGCAGCATGCCGAGTGTTTCCTGCAGCTCCAGCAGTTCAGCTTCCAGCGCAACCGTATGCTGCTCCAGCAATGCCTTGCGTTCTGACACACTGCCAAGGCGGTCCCCCAGCCTGCGCAATTCGGCATAACGCAGCATCTGTTGTATCGACATGCCGGTAGCGCGCAGCCTGAGCAGGAATGCAATCCAGTTCAGGTCTTCCTGGCGGTACAGGCGATGCTGGTTGCTTTGCCTCGGGACAGGATCGATCAAACCTATCTTTTCGTAATAGCGCAAAGTGTGGATGCTGAGCCCGGTGGCTGTCGCAGCTTGCTGGATCGTGATGGAAGTGGCCATGGAATAAAGTTTAGAAGTTAGAGTGCACTCTAGGTCAAGCGTTTATTATCGCAGCACTGCAATCTGTTCACCGCAATGGCCCGCTAAAAGTCGGGATAGGCATTACGGGATATGATTACCTGACCATTTCTCCCTGCTCTATCCCATTTCTTCAAACGAAA
Coding sequences within it:
- a CDS encoding LysR substrate-binding domain-containing protein, whose amino-acid sequence is MTAMQDLNDLYFFANVVQEGGFTAAGRSLGIPKSRLSRRISDLETRLGARLLQRNTRGIALTDLGNRYYQHCQVVIAAAEAAELAVTSSLAEPSGTVRVSCVVAIAQTEVAFALPAFLERYPKVNIDLLFTNRRINLLEEGVDVAVRVRATDDEDPNLATRRLRSASGVLVATPELLARYGVLNHPRELTKLPFLGAVERDRRVHQLLDGPGDERYELVTEARLAVEDFPLRKRAALRHLGLTMLPTEYCSEDLAQGRLVHVLPGWTTPAGHVQVVYPTQRGLLPAVRVFVDFLIEHLSKVQLPADQPEMTQKIVHKIA
- the egtB gene encoding ergothioneine biosynthesis protein EgtB gives rise to the protein MHKLAKAFSTIRDQTRKLVQPLSAEDCCVQSMPDASPAKWHLAHTTWFFETFILERFEASFQPFHPAFRVLFNSYYEGVGEQHPRAQRGLMTRPALDEVLAYRHNVDQRLLALLGQTLVPEQAQQLSVLVELGLQHEQQHQELMLTDIKHLLAMNPLLPPYLASHAMTEPGTGAGAAAALSWQPFEAGIVEVGHAGQGFFFDNETPRHRQFVEPFSMASRLVSNGEYLAFVEDGGYRNPLLWLAAGWEWVQQQKLTRPLYWQSAHAQFDSAWREFTLQGLQPLALHEAATHLSFFEAEAYARWAGARLPTEAEWECAAASQSADYFGVAWQWTTSSYAPYPGYVALPGAVGEYNGKFMVNQYVLRGSSSATPAGHARLSYRNFFPATARWQFSGIRLARS
- the leuA gene encoding 2-isopropylmalate synthase — protein: MMLHNPAVKYRPFPPIPLSDRTWPNQIISAPPIWMSTDLRDGNQALIEPMDADRKLRFFKLLVKIGLKEIEVGFPSGSQTDFDFVRKLIEENHIPDDVTIIVLTQSREDLIRRTVDSLQNAKQAIVHLYNPIAPAWRRIVFDKSRDEVKEIAVSGTRLIKELTDARPETQWRYEYSPETFSMAELDFSKEVCDAVVDAWHASPTRKVILNLPTTVECSTPNVFADQIEWMHRNLARRDAAIISVHPHNDRGTGVAAAELAVMAGADRVEGCLFGNGERTGNVDLVTLALNLYTQGVNPGLDFSDIDEVRQCVEDCNQIPVHPRHPYVGDLVFTAFSGSHQDAIKKGFAAQKADAIWEIPYLPIDPADLGRSYDAVIRVNSQSGKGGMAYLLEQEYGLAMPRRLQIEFSRAIQKAADATGKEIAASDIYNIFKQEYLDKQTPYVYRGHRMSEDSSQAQPVKIEIDIVRDGQAHTSSGHGNGPIDAFVNALGLDIKLMDFHEHAISAGADAQAASYIELRLNDAPTGFGVGIDANTLTASFKAILSAVNRQIEIAGNAANQEIAGSAAAA
- a CDS encoding GNAT family N-acetyltransferase produces the protein MPALEFRSATTADLPFLIALRHATMSEHLARVNAARDEASQLARVLVQFEHARIVSVGGQDAGLLKAYREQNQWYIAQIQIAPQFQGQGLGRTIIEKVLEQASREQLPTALKVLTGNPARRLYEALGFKEISQEDAEHLMLCPPWPERLSPAG
- a CDS encoding DUF3096 domain-containing protein is translated as MITSLHLTPIVSLIAGVLILAIPRLLNYIIALYLIVIGLIGLFGR
- a CDS encoding FMN-dependent NADH-azoreductase; translation: MKLLQLDSSILGDASASRQLTREVVATLQAADPDLELTYRDLSKDVTAHLSGATFAAKGTPAEKRNLAQKLEVDLSEAILNEFMASDVIVLGAPMYNFSVPTQLKAWIDQISVAGVTFRYTEKGPEGLATGKRVVIVSTAGGKHAGGPTGIAHEDYLKLVFGFLGITDIEVVRADGLAYSPEVKEASFAAARARISDLTSAVAMA
- a CDS encoding MFS transporter, translating into MSDNSNAPASSAFEAATYAKVTWRLLPMLFLCYVASYLDRVNVGFAKLQMLNDLKFSETVYGLGAGIFFIGYFIFEIPSNMILHRVGARLWIARIMITWGIVSGAMIFVDSPATFYVMRFLLGVAEAGFFPGVILYLTYWYPAHRRGKMTALFMTGVPISGVIGGPLSGWIMKAMPGVHGLAGWQWMFILEAIPSLLLGVVVIFYLQDRIRGAGWLSEAEKQLLESQIHAESSQKPEATLGQMFANPRVWLMALIYFCFVMGLYGVSFWLPTIIKATGVTDTFNIGLLTAIPYASAAVAMILIGHSADSRRERRWHVAIPALLGSIGLILSTVYDHNTLLAMSALTLATIGIITVLPLFWSLPTAFLGGAAAAAGIALINSLGNLAGFVSPYLVGWLKDQTQSTNSGMFVLAASLVLGALLTLSVPKHLVNK